Proteins co-encoded in one Flavobacterium fluviale genomic window:
- a CDS encoding ABC transporter ATP-binding protein, with translation MIEVKNIEKSFGDSKVLKGVSTVFETGKTNLIIGQSGSGKTVLLKTLLGIHTPDSGTIEFDGRVYSDLDPDEKRALRTEIGMVFQGSALFDSMTVEENVAFPLKMFTNDNRAKIKERVDFVLERVNLVEAHKKLPSEISGGMQKRVAIARAIVNNPKYLFCDEPNSGLDPNTSTLIDNLIKEITEEYNITTVINTHDMNSVMEIGENIVFLKKGVKAWQGTKEEIFVTDNKDIVKFVYSSNLFKKVREAYLKG, from the coding sequence ATGATAGAAGTAAAAAACATAGAAAAATCATTTGGGGACAGTAAGGTTTTAAAAGGTGTTTCAACCGTTTTTGAAACTGGAAAAACCAACTTGATTATTGGACAAAGTGGATCTGGAAAAACAGTTTTACTAAAAACTTTATTAGGAATTCATACGCCGGATTCAGGTACAATTGAATTTGACGGCAGAGTTTATTCTGACTTAGATCCAGATGAGAAAAGAGCACTAAGAACAGAAATTGGAATGGTTTTTCAAGGAAGTGCGTTGTTCGACTCGATGACTGTTGAAGAAAATGTTGCTTTCCCTTTAAAAATGTTCACCAATGATAATAGGGCAAAAATCAAAGAAAGAGTTGATTTTGTTTTAGAAAGAGTAAACTTGGTTGAAGCACATAAAAAACTGCCCTCAGAGATTTCGGGAGGTATGCAGAAACGTGTTGCAATTGCGCGTGCAATTGTAAACAATCCAAAATATTTGTTTTGTGATGAACCAAACTCAGGTCTGGATCCTAATACGTCAACTTTGATTGATAACCTTATTAAGGAAATTACAGAAGAATACAATATCACAACCGTAATTAATACGCACGATATGAACTCTGTAATGGAAATTGGCGAGAACATTGTTTTCTTAAAAAAAGGTGTGAAAGCGTGGCAGGGAACCAAAGAAGAGATATTTGTAACTGATAATAAAGATATTGTCAAATTTGTTTACTCTTCAAACCTGTTTAAAAAAGTAAGAGAAGCTTATTTGAAGGGCTAA
- a CDS encoding SprT-like domain-containing protein, producing MNETLAKYIPEHAVKPVFDLIVANQVHLKIVNERQTRHGDYRRGPSGKHEITVNASLNKYRFMITLIHEIAHLVAFEKFGRNIKPHGNEWKYTFQRLMVPFIRPEIFPSQILPLLARHFKNPSASSDTDTTLSLALKQFDADNDKNYVFEIPFGSVFRIKNGKVFKKLAVRTKRFECIEISSGKTYLFNPNAEVELMS from the coding sequence TTGAACGAAACCTTAGCAAAATATATTCCCGAACATGCGGTAAAACCTGTTTTTGATTTGATAGTGGCCAATCAGGTACATTTGAAAATCGTAAACGAACGTCAGACGCGTCATGGTGATTATAGAAGAGGACCAAGCGGTAAACATGAAATTACAGTTAATGCAAGCTTAAATAAATACAGGTTTATGATTACGCTTATTCATGAGATTGCACACTTGGTTGCTTTTGAAAAATTTGGGCGAAATATAAAACCTCACGGAAACGAATGGAAATATACTTTTCAACGATTAATGGTTCCGTTTATAAGGCCTGAAATATTTCCAAGTCAGATTTTACCTCTGCTGGCAAGGCATTTTAAAAACCCTTCTGCAAGCAGCGATACGGATACCACATTGTCTTTGGCATTAAAGCAATTTGATGCAGACAACGATAAGAATTATGTTTTTGAAATCCCTTTTGGAAGTGTTTTCAGAATCAAAAATGGTAAAGTATTCAAGAAGTTAGCTGTGAGAACAAAACGTTTCGAATGCATCGAAATAAGTTCTGGAAAAACCTATCTTTTTAATCCGAATGCGGAAGTGGAGTTGATGAGTTAA
- a CDS encoding SDR family NAD(P)-dependent oxidoreductase, with protein MKNIIVTGTSRGIGYELALQFANAGNQVLAISRKIPKTLLEHQNVTCFSIDLADEKALEEVDQFLSSTWKKVDAVVHNAGALLLKPFAETTQADFESIYKVNVFAVANLTRICLPYLQSGSHVVTISSIGGVRGSLKFAGLAAYSSSKGAVITLTELLAEEYKDQGISFNVLALGSVQTEMLNEAFAGYQAPISAEGMATYIYDFTLNGNKYFNGKVLEVSSTNP; from the coding sequence ATGAAAAATATTATTGTTACCGGCACGAGTAGAGGAATTGGTTATGAACTTGCGCTGCAGTTCGCAAATGCAGGCAATCAGGTTTTAGCCATTTCAAGAAAAATACCAAAAACACTTTTGGAACACCAAAATGTAACTTGCTTCTCAATTGATTTAGCAGATGAGAAAGCTTTAGAAGAAGTAGATCAATTTCTTTCTTCGACTTGGAAAAAAGTAGATGCAGTTGTTCATAATGCAGGAGCTTTACTTTTAAAACCCTTTGCAGAGACTACACAAGCCGATTTTGAAAGTATTTATAAAGTGAATGTTTTCGCCGTTGCTAATCTTACTAGAATCTGTCTTCCTTACTTGCAAAGCGGTAGTCATGTTGTTACTATCAGTTCAATTGGAGGCGTTCGCGGAAGTCTTAAATTTGCAGGATTAGCAGCTTACAGTTCTAGTAAAGGAGCTGTAATTACTTTAACGGAATTATTGGCCGAGGAATATAAAGACCAAGGTATTTCGTTTAATGTGCTGGCTTTAGGTTCAGTTCAAACTGAGATGTTAAACGAAGCTTTTGCAGGTTATCAGGCTCCAATTTCTGCTGAAGGAATGGCGACTTATATTTATGATTTTACATTGAATGGAAATAAATATTTTAACGGAAAAGTACTTGAAGTTTCATCTACGAATCCTTAA